The segment TCTGTTGACGTGCACAAGCCAGCGCTTGCTCATAATCAAAATAGCCATTGAGTCCGTGCGGCAGGTGCAGGAAGTCAGTGTACTTCGGTAAGTCACAAATTTCATTACTCCGTACACTGCGGGTCATCGCTACCAAATCGAAATCGTGCGTATGTTGTGGGGGAAGATATCCGGCCAATGCTTTTAATGGTGCGCCCCATAAACCCGGCACCAGGTAAATCACAAAAGAAAAAACAACCGTGGCCAACAGTAATCGTGGTACCGAAATTTTTTCTACCGGGCTATCGTGTGGCATTCGAATCTTTCCCAACAGGTAAAAGCCAAGCAGTGAAAAAATAACAATCCATAATGCAATGTTGGTATCGCGATCGAGTAACCGCCAGTGGTAAGCCTGGTCGGCAATACTGAAAAATTTAAGCGCAAGCGCCAACTCTAAAAAGCCGAGTGTTATCTTAACGGAGTTAAGCCAGCCACCCGATTTTGGCAAGCTTTTTACCAGCTCAGGAAAAAAAGCAAAGAATGTAAAGGGTAATGCAAACGCAATAGAATACGAAAGCATCATTAAGATTGGTTTTAACACCTCACCGCCTGCCGACAATGCCAACACACTGCCCACAATGGGAACCGTGCAACTGAACGATATCAGCACCAGTGTAAACGCCATAAAAAATACACCGATCAATCCACCCTTTTCGGCTTGTTGATCAACTTTGTTTACCAGCTTATACGGTGCATTGATTTCAAAGAGGCCAAAGAAAGAGAGCGCAAAAATTATAAACACAAAGAAGATGAAAAGATTAAGCGCCCAATTGGTGGCCATAGCATTTAGTCCTTCAGGACCCAGCAGTATGGCAAACAATGTTCCGGCCGATGAGTACAGCACGATTATGGATATTCCAAAAATCAAAGCCTTCTTAATTCCCTCGCGTTTGGTTTGTGTGTCTTTGAGAAAGAACGTAACCGTCATGGGAACCATTGGAAATACACAAGGGGTAATCAACGCGGCAAAGCCAGCCAGAAAAGCAAATACCAGCAACGCCCAAAACGATTCGTTACCATAACTTGGTTCTCCTTCCAAAATCGATTTATCCAGTACAGGGCCTTTCACTGCACCGTAGCGAACAGGCGGAACTTCTTCCTTTGGTGATTCAATTACTTCGGCCTGTTGAATTTCTTCCTGCTTCGGCTCGCTTGCCTTTTTCGATTTAATCGGCTCACCTGAAACCGTAATGCCTGCGAATGAAAACTCTCCATCAAAAGGAATGCATTTACCGTCAACCTCCGTGCAGGTTTGCCCTTCATACACTCCGGCCAGCTTCAGGTCTTTACTCAACACGCGAATGGTTTGCCTGAACTCACCTTTACCCTTGAATATTTTTACATCACAACCAAAAATTTCATCGTGCTTATCAATCGGGTTAATGGCCTTAAGTTTTCCAATAAGTTCAAAGCTGGTGTGCGGAGTAAGGGTTACGGTAGTTAATAACGGTCCGCAATCCGGATCAAAATCGTTCGCATAAACGTACCAGTCCTTATCGGTGGTTACTCTAAAAATAAGATCGAGCTGCTCACCGGTCTTAACCGATGTTTTAGAGGGTTCCCAGGTCCACCGGGCAGGCGTGAGTATCTGCGCTGATAACAGTGATGTTGAAAACAGGAAGAGAACAGGAAGAATGTACTTAATCATAACAGTTTCCTTTTAGGAACGGTAGCATAACATAGTGAGCCGCAAAATAGTTGATTGATTGTTGCGCTAAGACGAAAAAGCATGGAATTATGACGGGGATATGACATTTTCGGCCCTTTGGGCACTTTACTTGGCTTTCATAATTTCCTCATCGAAAGTATAGATCATGCCATCCGTCATCTCGATGATAAATTCGAGTTTCATGAAAACCGGCTGAAACGGCTTTTCCTTGAGCCGGATAGAATACATATTATAGGCATAAATATCGCGCATGTCTTGAATGAAAAAATCAATATCCATAAAGGTACCTGTAGCGTAATATGACATACCGAAACGATTGGTTATATCATCGCCCGCATTAACCTGGTCGTTTGCTGCATTGAGCGCAAAACCGTTCCGTGCCTTTATCTTGAAGGATTGTATCTTTTGAATGGCCGTTGGATCACGGGGACTACAAGCGTATGCCCTACTCATAAAATTTAAAGGTTGAGGGGTCTCTGTCCTAACGATTTGCCAATTTGCAATGTAGATTAACTTAAAAATCTGATCGTATAAATATGTTGCAGAAGTGTCGAGGTTAGTGCCCGTTGAGCCGATTGTTTTCAGGTCAAGATCAGTAATGCTGATATCCCTTACCGTAGTTCCGCAACCGCAATCATTCAAACAAAATAAATCGCAGCTAACAGGAATCATGCCTGTAAAAAGCAGGATAAAAAAAGTAGTCAAGCGCCTTTTCATTTTAGCTGATCTGATAATCCGTAAAGATACCTAAAACGAATATGCTCCAGGGCCGCATGGCCCCGTATACTCATCCAACGCTGTGCCCAATCCGCACTTGCCTCGCCAGTCCGAAGATTGGCCAAGGCGTTGTCTGAGTATACTGAAAATAAATTCACGTTCAAATAGTTAGTGAATTATAGTGGTATGATTACGGACTATCAGCTTAGCTGAAATCAAAACATTATCAATTGCTCTTCGAATAGTGATTATAAAAAGCAACAATGGTTTCGATGCCCAGCAAGAAATTCTTTACCCCATAATGCTCGTTGGGTGAATGTATCGCGTCTGAATCCAGCCCAAACCCCATCAGTACGGTATCTAACCCCAGCTCCTTTTTAAACAAAGCAACAATCGGAATGCTTCCGCCATCGCGTGTTGGTATGGGCTTCTTACCCCAAACTTCCTGGAAGGCGGCACTGGCTGCTTTAAACGCTGCTGAGTCAGTTGGTGTAACGGCAGGCTGCCCACCATGCAAAGCTGTTACTTTTACTTTTACCGACTTCGGTGCTATGGCATTAAAATGCTTTGTAAATAATGCTGTTATCTCTTCATTACTCTGGTTGGGCACCAGCCGCATGGAAATTTTTGCATAGGCCTTTGATGGCAACACGGTTTTTGCGCCTTCCCCGGTGTAGCCTCCCCAAATTCCATTTACGTCCAGCGTTGGTCGGATGCCGGTACGTTCCAGTGTTGAGTAGCCCTTCTCGCCTTGTATATCATCGATACCCAATTCCTTTTTATAGTTCTCCAAACTAAATGGTGCTTTGTTAATCGCTTCACGATCGGCCGCACTTAACTCAACTACGTTATCATAAAAACCGGGAATGGTGATATGCCCATTTTCATCGTGCAGCGAGGCTATCATTTTGCTTAGTACATTAATCGGGTTGGCCACCGCTCCTCCATAAACACCCGAGTGTAAATCGCGGTTAGGTCCGGTTACCTCCACTTCCATATAACTTAATCCACGCAAGCCCGCAGTTATTGACGGATGATCCAGTGAAATAATAGCCGTATCGGATACAAGTATAATGTCCGCTTTCAGTTTGTTTTTATTTTCCCGAACAAAAGTTCCGAGGTTATCAGAGCCCACTTCCTCCTCACCCTCAACCATAAATTTTACGTTGCAAGGAAGTGTGTTCAGCTTCATCATAGCTTCGAAAGCTTTCACGTGCATGTACACCTGTCCCTTATCGTCACAAGAGCCACGGGCATAAATTTTTCCATCCTTAATAACCGGTTCGAACGGAGGCGAATGCCAAAGGCCAAGCGGATCGGGTGGCTGCACATCGTAATGGCCATAAACCAATACCGTTGGCAAAGATGGATTTACAACCTT is part of the Cyclobacteriaceae bacterium genome and harbors:
- a CDS encoding thioredoxin family protein; translation: MIKYILPVLFLFSTSLLSAQILTPARWTWEPSKTSVKTGEQLDLIFRVTTDKDWYVYANDFDPDCGPLLTTVTLTPHTSFELIGKLKAINPIDKHDEIFGCDVKIFKGKGEFRQTIRVLSKDLKLAGVYEGQTCTEVDGKCIPFDGEFSFAGITVSGEPIKSKKASEPKQEEIQQAEVIESPKEEVPPVRYGAVKGPVLDKSILEGEPSYGNESFWALLVFAFLAGFAALITPCVFPMVPMTVTFFLKDTQTKREGIKKALIFGISIIVLYSSAGTLFAILLGPEGLNAMATNWALNLFIFFVFIIFALSFFGLFEINAPYKLVNKVDQQAEKGGLIGVFFMAFTLVLISFSCTVPIVGSVLALSAGGEVLKPILMMLSYSIAFALPFTFFAFFPELVKSLPKSGGWLNSVKITLGFLELALALKFFSIADQAYHWRLLDRDTNIALWIVIFSLLGFYLLGKIRMPHDSPVEKISVPRLLLATVVFSFVIYLVPGLWGAPLKALAGYLPPQHTHDFDLVAMTRSVRSNEICDLPKYTDFLHLPHGLNGYFDYEQALACARQQNKPLFIDFTGHGCTNCREMEAVVWSDPTVLDRLKNDFIIVALYVDDKTLLPEAEWFTSSYDGKVKKTIGKKNADLQIANLDNNAQPFYVLVGTDERVLAWPYDYDKSVENFVRFLEKGKKKFEELYK
- a CDS encoding dipeptidase; translation: MVKEYIEKNQQRFLGELFEWLRIPSVSADSRHKDDVRKAAEFLVAKFKEAGVDTVELCETKGHPIVFAEKVVNPSLPTVLVYGHYDVQPPDPLGLWHSPPFEPVIKDGKIYARGSCDDKGQVYMHVKAFEAMMKLNTLPCNVKFMVEGEEEVGSDNLGTFVRENKNKLKADIILVSDTAIISLDHPSITAGLRGLSYMEVEVTGPNRDLHSGVYGGAVANPINVLSKMIASLHDENGHITIPGFYDNVVELSAADREAINKAPFSLENYKKELGIDDIQGEKGYSTLERTGIRPTLDVNGIWGGYTGEGAKTVLPSKAYAKISMRLVPNQSNEEITALFTKHFNAIAPKSVKVKVTALHGGQPAVTPTDSAAFKAASAAFQEVWGKKPIPTRDGGSIPIVALFKKELGLDTVLMGFGLDSDAIHSPNEHYGVKNFLLGIETIVAFYNHYSKSN